CTGCGAGACGGGAACGCCTGTCACCGTCTTTCGCTGCGACGACCGGGCCCAGTGTCTGCATCAGCAGGGGCTCACGATCGTCGGAGCGACGACGGTCGCGCGCGGCGGGGCCTGGTCGGTTCAGGTCCCGACGGCCGACGCGGGCGCGCCGCTGATCGTCCAGGCCGGCATCACCGAGGCCGTGGTCTACCGCACGCTGGCCTTCGGTGGCGCCGGTGGGGCGCTACGGGGGAGCCTGACGCGCGGCGCGATCTTCGCATCGACGACGATCTCGCCGGTGACCGAGGCCGCCGTCGAGCTGCTCAACGCCAACGGGTTCGAGAACTACTCCGACGCTGGCGCGCTGGAGGTGCTCCGCGCCGTCGAGCAGGCGACCGCCCAACTCTCCTTTGACGGCCTGACCCCAGACGCGGCAACTGCACTGGCGTTCACCACCGCCAGCGCCGACCCGGCGGTGCTGCTGGCGATCGAGACGACGCGCAACACCCCGACGCCGCTTCCCACCGCGACGGTGACCGCGAGCGTCGCCGTGACGCCGACCTTCTCCATGACGCCGACCTTCGTCGCGACGCCGACCGCCAGGGCAACGGACACTGCCATTCCCGATTGCGGCGTCGACTTCGCCACCTGCGCGGGGTGCACGCGGTCGGGAGGGTCAGAATTCTGCGTCGGCGATTGCGATGGCGATGCGTTGGTCAGCTCGAGCGAGCTGCGGACGATCTGCGCTATCCGCCTGGGCAACGCGCCGCTTTCGTCCTGTCCTGCGGCCGCCAACGGCGGTGGCCAGGTCGATCTGTGCACCGCGTGCCTGAACGCGCGGTCCGGGTGCCCCGCCCCGCCGACCCGCACGCAAACCGCGACCCCAACTCCGGAGCCGTAGCGGCCGCCGGCGCGTCGCCGCTGTTCGTCGAGCGCCGCGCCGGCGAGGCCGAGAGCCACCGCCGCCTGGCGCGGCGGCAAGGGCCTGTCCGCGGGCGCGGCCGAGCTCGCGAGCCGCGGGCGGAACGAGCTGCGCGCCGAGCGCGTCATCATGTTCTGGGCCTTCGTTCCGTTCTTCGCCTTCGAGAGGCTGGAGGGAGTGCTGGGAAAGGCCGTGCTCCGGGACCTGTTCTGGCGCTGCCGGCTGCCAGCGGTGGGCGAGGATCGCGGCTGAGCCGCGTTGGGGGCTTCGCTGGCGCCCGGACACTCGATCGGGCGAGCGCGCGATCGCCGCCGGCGGGCCGTGCGGGGTGCTCGCCGAGCACCGCGAACACAGCTAGCCTTGACGTCACGGAGGAACTCTCACCACGGAGGCACGGAGACGCGGAACAGCCCGGAGAACGAGCGGCACGGGGCCGGGATCCCAACCCCATCAGCAATGACCGTACGGATTCCCTTCAACCAGCCAACCCGATGCTGTCCCCTCCGTGTCTCCGTGCCTCCGTGGTGGACTCATTTTCGTCACATCGAGGCTAGACACTGACGGGACGGCGGGAGGAGTGGCCCATGGCCAAGACGGCGAAGAAGACCACGACGAACAGGACGGCGACGAAGAAACCACCGCGCGCACGAGCGCCGAAGCGGATCGGGCGCGCCCGGCGCGTCCCCGACGTCAAGCCGGGGCGCTATGCCGACGGGATGCCGTACAACGAGGTGCAGTACCTCGAGGCCAAGCTGATCCTCCGGCCGAACCACTTCACCTCGCGCAAGAGCTTCTTCGACTTCGCCAAGGTGATGCGGCGGCCGGCGGCCGCCGCGGGGGTCGACTTCGACGGCGACGGTTTCGCCGACGAGCCGCTGCAGATCCGTGAAGTGCTCTTCATGGATACGCCCGACTTCCGCCTCTACAACAACGCCTTCATCCTGCGCCGGCGGATTCCGTACTTCGAGGGCTTCCCGATCGGCGATCCCGAGATCGTCTTCAAGTTCCGCCACCCGGACATCCAGAAGGCGGCCGAGATGGACGTGCGACCGAACATCCGCGGCGATTTCCGGATCAAGTTCAAGGCCGAGGCCCTGCCGCTCAAGGACCGTCTCGGCGGCATCCGGATGCTCTATTCGCACAACGTGGAGTTCGGGCTGAGCGCCATGCAGGAGGGCGATCGCACCTCCCTCGACACGATCGTCAGCATCCTGCCGGCGCTGAGCTCGCTCAAGCGGAAGCCGGGCGAGCGGTTGGACATGGTCTCCGACACGATCGTCGAGGAGATCCTGCAGGACATCGGCAGCCTCGACTTCGGTGGCGGCGTCACGGCGGTGCCCAATGTCGCCTTGTGGCGCACCCGTGGCGACCACCGGCCGCTGATCGGCGAGTTCGCGTTCCAGATCAAGTTCAAGCGGCGCGAGGACCTGAACGAGCAGGCGATGCGGCGCGCCGAGGCGTTCTTCCTCGGCCTGCAGGACGAGGCCAAGGACTGGATCTCGCTCGGCGCGACCAAGACCGGGGTCGTCTACCGGCTCAAGGGCAACCCGCCGCACGCCCACGAGTGAGACGGCGGCCGTGTTCCGTCACCCCTCACCGCCAGTCGTCGCGCGCCGATCGTGAAGCGGCCGGACCTGCTCCACGGCGACCTGCTCGGGGTCCGCTTCGCGCTCAACGTCTGCATCGCGTCGGCGGTGCTCTGGTACGTCCTGCGCCACGTCGCCGACACCAACCCGATCTGGGCCATCGCGTCGATGATCGCGGCGGCCGATCCGCAGGTGGTGGAGGCCAAGCGCATGTTCCGCAGCCGCATGATCAACGTGCTCGTCGGCTGCGCGATCGGACTGCTGTTTTTGCTGGTCGGCGGCGAGAAGGAGTGGAAGCTGCCCCTCGCGCTGGGGGTGGCGGTGCTGATCTCCTCGTACGTCGTCCGCATCCAGACGATGTGGCGGCAGGCGCCGATCACGGCGGCGATCGTCATCGCCGCCGGGCTCATGCACGAGTCCAAGCTGACCGGCGTCGAGCACGGCCTGCACAAGGTCGCCGAGGTCATCTTCGGCTGCCTCGTGGGCCTCGCGGTGAGCTGGCTGATGGCGACGCTCTGGCCGGTTCGCGCGACCACAGGCTAGTGCACCGTCGTCGAGATGGGCCCAAGCAGGTTGCCGGTCATCGGCGGTCCTCGCGAGGAACGCCGTCGCAGGAATATCGGGAACTATTCCAAGGGGGCGTGACGCTGCGAGCGACGTCGAAGGCCGGCAAGATGCCGCGACCGGGCCGGCGCGCCAGCGCGCCGTCTTGACCCGAGCTGACCAGAAGTGGTCAGGTTGGGCGGCGCGCCAGCCGGGACGCCGGCGCGCCGGGAGGCAGTGGCGATGAAGCAGGTCAAGATTGCCGAGTTGAAGGCGGGGCTGAGCGGCTATCTCGCCGAGGTGCGCAACGGCGAGCGCCTGCTGGTCTGCGATCGCGCCACCCCCATCGCGGTGCTCATTCCCTGCGGCGAGGTCGAGGACGTGGAGATCCTGCCGGCCAAGGCGCCCCCGATTCCGCTCAAGCAGATCCGGTCGGTACGGCTGCGCAAGCGGGTCGACGTCGTGGCGGCGCTGCGCGACAGCCGCGACCAGCGATGATCGTCTATCTCGACTCGAGCGCGGTGCTGCGGGTGATCCTCGGCCAGCGGCCGACGCTGGCCGGCTGGGGCAACTGGGACGCCGCCTACAGCAGCGAGATCCTACGGGTCGAGACGCGGCGCACGCTCGACCGGCTGCGCCTGGCGGGCGCCCTCGACGACGCCGGAGTCGCCGACGCGGTCGCCGAGCTCGGGCGCGTCGAGCGCACCATCGGCATCGTCCGCATCGGCCGCCGCATTCTCGACCGCGCCGGGGAGCCGATGGCCACCGCCGTGCGGACGCTCGATGCGCTGCACCTGGCCAGCGCCCTGGCCGTCCGCCAGCGCCGCGCCGGCGACCTCCTCTTCGCCACCCACGACGCCCGTCAGGCGCTGGCGGCGCGTGCCCTCGGCTTCACCTGCGTCGGTGTCTGACGAACGGGGCGAATCGCGCTGCGGCCGGCGGCCCGGAGGGCGATGCCGCCGGCAGGCGCGACCTTGGGCTCCTGGCACCCGGCTCCGATTCCCGGCGCCCCTCAGCGCCGGCGCCTCCGCGGTGGTCTTCCTCCGTCGCATCGAGGCTCACATCCGCCACCGGCCGCAGATCGTCCACCGGGCGTGACAGCGTCGCATCGATGCGATAGGCAGCGCCGGGCTGGAGGAAGCGAACGATGCGAACGGCACGGATCCTGATGACGATCGCGAGCCTCGCCTGGGCCGGGGTCGCCGGCGCCGCCGACGTGCGGCTGCAGGTCGTGAGCCAGGAGGCGCACACCTCGCCGCCGACCGCGATGGCGGACCCCTGTCGCGTGAGCGG
This is a stretch of genomic DNA from bacterium. It encodes these proteins:
- a CDS encoding FUSC family protein, with protein sequence MKRPDLLHGDLLGVRFALNVCIASAVLWYVLRHVADTNPIWAIASMIAAADPQVVEAKRMFRSRMINVLVGCAIGLLFLLVGGEKEWKLPLALGVAVLISSYVVRIQTMWRQAPITAAIVIAAGLMHESKLTGVEHGLHKVAEVIFGCLVGLAVSWLMATLWPVRATTG
- a CDS encoding type II toxin-antitoxin system prevent-host-death family antitoxin translates to MKQVKIAELKAGLSGYLAEVRNGERLLVCDRATPIAVLIPCGEVEDVEILPAKAPPIPLKQIRSVRLRKRVDVVAALRDSRDQR
- a CDS encoding PIN domain-containing protein; amino-acid sequence: MIVYLDSSAVLRVILGQRPTLAGWGNWDAAYSSEILRVETRRTLDRLRLAGALDDAGVADAVAELGRVERTIGIVRIGRRILDRAGEPMATAVRTLDALHLASALAVRQRRAGDLLFATHDARQALAARALGFTCVGV